One window of the Suricata suricatta isolate VVHF042 chromosome 7, meerkat_22Aug2017_6uvM2_HiC, whole genome shotgun sequence genome contains the following:
- the LOC115295698 gene encoding glutathione S-transferase A2, with protein sequence MAGKPKLHYFNGRGRMESIRWLLASAGVEFEEKFIDTPEDLDKLKNDGHLMFLQVPMVEIDGMKMVQTRAILNYIATKYNLYGKDIKERALIDMYTEGMADLNDMILMLPMCPPDQKEAKIAQIKEKTTNRYLPVFEKVLKSHGQDYLVGNRLSRADIQLVELLYYVEEVDPSLMANFPLLKALKTRVSNLPTVKKFLQPGSQRKPPISEESLEKAKKIFRIQ encoded by the exons ATGGCGGGGAAGCCCAAGCTTCACTACTTTAATGGCCGGGGCAGAATGGAGTCCATCCGATGGCTCCTGGCTTCAGCTGGAGTAGAG TTTGAAGAGAAATTTATAGACACTCCAGAAGACTTGGATAAGTTAAAGAATG atGGACATTTGATGTTCCTGCAAGTGCCAATGGTTGAAATTGATGGAATGAAGATGGTCCAGACCAGAGCCATTCTCAACTACATTGCCACCAAATATAACCTTTACGGGAAAGACATAAAGGAGAGAGCTCT GATAGATATGTACACAGAAGGTATGGCAGATTTGAATGACATGATCCTCATGTTGCCTATGTGTCCACCTGATCAGAAAGAGGCCAAGATTGCCCAGatcaaagagaaaacaacaaatcGGTATCTCCCTGTGTTTGAAAAA GTGTTAAAAAGCCACGGACAAGACTACCTTGTTGGCAACAGGCTGAGCAGGGCTGACATTCAGCTGGTTGAACTTCTCTACTATGTGGAAGAGGTTGACCCTAGCCTTATGGCCAACTTCCCTCTGCTGAAG GCCCTGAAAACCAGAGTCAGCAATCTTCCTACCGTGAAGAAGTTTCTGCAGCCTGGCAGCCAGAGGAAGCCTCCCATCAGTGAGGAAAGcttagaaaaagcaaagaagattTTCAGGATTCAGTGA